One Aureibacillus halotolerans genomic region harbors:
- a CDS encoding DUF3397 domain-containing protein has product MLVYIVSSLIIMPPLVFFLVFKLTKRWYPKKKRVHVAGDATTLLFVFAVYFLLRMQLMAFEFYHLLLFLCSMFLLFVILHWKLADEIKLMKVWKGFWRSSFLLFSTAYIILIVLGIATRMFHAFS; this is encoded by the coding sequence ATGCTCGTTTACATCGTTTCCTCATTGATTATTATGCCACCACTCGTATTCTTCCTCGTGTTCAAACTCACGAAACGGTGGTATCCAAAAAAGAAGCGCGTACATGTTGCAGGAGATGCAACGACACTTTTGTTTGTATTTGCTGTCTATTTTCTTTTGAGAATGCAACTAATGGCGTTTGAGTTCTATCATCTTTTACTTTTTCTATGTAGCATGTTTTTGCTTTTTGTCATTCTGCACTGGAAGCTCGCAGATGAAATTAAGCTCATGAAGGTATGGAAAGGATTTTGGCGAAGCAGTTTTTTATTGTTTAGCACTGCGTATATTATCCTAATTGTCCTCGGCATTGCCACAAGAATGTTTCATGCATTCTCCTAA